In the genome of Drosophila yakuba strain Tai18E2 chromosome 3R, Prin_Dyak_Tai18E2_2.1, whole genome shotgun sequence, one region contains:
- the LOC6538458 gene encoding alpha-taxilin: MEKLSKAKKVAREEKQRDQKLEELVMKSLDECPSPEEKVKLLLQRHVDSEKNVSRLTAELRVLQRQMESQQREKEQVQRDLNKSVLMRDKLQEVCREQQRIIKSVKNESLLQIKVEEERRKESQTKFQSSLNDVQKSLAKNNEENIKLRDYNIEMTKKLKLLAEQYQTREQHLEKLNEQVQLEAQLHQAKLQKCQVEAAMEKEILKKENQIGLEKLLQAQRAIKDLTDREHQLKEQLNIYTAKYDDFQQSLQKSNEVFGSYKVELEKMSKHTKKIEKEALGWRQKYEKANAMVIDLATEKSLQSQHSERLQKQIQQLQKLLRALQLERTTLHKCLRDHEIEIPALPQLPPEPEPVNVKPVSAENVKMEMMSRNCAELKQTLANLQNQMKLLTTNESKTALEEKKKAEEQRLANNAKKNIRKKEKKSKAKAAAAAAAEAAASTTNGEVNGVEESAATDSNVELEAAGDASNVKNGEEQTVDTATDTQELVGDGDASTAKSLVDISEVPPLIDANAN, encoded by the exons ATGGAGAAGTTAAGCAAGGCGAAAAAGGTGGCGCGCGAGGAGAAGCAGCGCGACCAGAAGTTGGAGGAGTTG GTCATGAAATCCCTCGACGAGTGCCCCTCCCCCGAGGAGAAGGTgaaactgctgctgcaacGCCATGTGGACAGCGAGAAGAATGTAAGCCGGCTGACAGCGGAACTGCGTGTCCTGCAGCGCCAAATGGAGTCCCAGCAGCGGGAGAAGGAGCAGGTGCAGCGGGATCTCAACAAGAGCGTCCTCATGCGCGACAAGCTGCAGGAGGTGTGCCGCGAACAGCAGCGCATCATCAAGTCCGTGAAGAACGAGAGCCTGCTGCAAATCAAAGTGGAGGAGGAGCGACGCAAGGAGAGCCAGACCAAGTTCCAAAGCTCCCTGAACGATGTTCAGAAATCCCTGGCCAAGAACAACGAGGAGAACATCAAGCTGCGCGATTACAACATCGAGATGACCAAGAA GTTAAAGCTGCTGGCCGAACAGTACCAAACGAGGGAGCAGCACCTGGAGAAGCTCAATGAACAGGTTCAGTTGGAGGCCCAGTTGCACCAGGCCAAGCTGCAAAAGTGCCAGGTGGAGGCCGCCATGGAGAAGGAGATACTGAAGAA GGAAAACCAGATTGGCCTGGAGAAACTGCTGCAAGCGCAACGTGCCATCAAGGATCTCACCGATCGGGAGCACCAACTGAAGGAGCAACTGAACATTTACACAGCCAAGTACGATGACTTCCAGCAGTCGCTGCAGAAGTCCAATGAGGTATTCGGCAGCTACAAGGTGGAGCTCGAGAAGATGTCCAAGCACACAAAGAAGATTGAGAAGGAGGCGCTGGGCTGGCGGCAAAAGTACGAGAAAGCCAATGCCATGGTGATTGATTTGGCCACAGAGAAGAGTCTGCAATCGCAGCACTCGGAGCGCCTGCAGAAACAGATACAGCAGCTGCAGAAGCTACTGCGTGCTCTACAGCTGGAGAGGACCACACTGCACAAGTGCCTGCGCGACCACGAGATCGAAATACCCGCCCTGCCACAATTGCCTCCCGAACCAGAGCCAGTTAACGTAAAGCCCGTCAGTGcggaaaatgttaaaatggaaatgatgTCTCGCAACTGTGCGGAACTGAAGCAAACGCTGGCCAATCTGCAGAACCAAATGAAGCTGCTAACGACGAATGAATCGAAGACAGCCCTCGAAGAAAAGAAGAAGGCCGAGGAGCAGCGACTGGCGAACAATGCCAAGAAGAATATACgcaagaaggagaagaagtCCAAGGCAaaggcagctgctgcagcagcggcagaggcTGCAGCATCCACAACGAACGGAGAGGTGAACGGCGTTGAGGAATCAGCCGCCACAGACTCCAATGTCGAACTAGAGGCAGCGGGTGATGCCTCGAACGTTAAGAACGGAGAGGAGCAGACTGTTGACACTGCGACAGACACCCAGGAGCTGGTAGGTGATGGGGACGCTTCCACCGCCAAGTCACTTGTTGATATATCCGAAGTGCCTCCCCTAATCGATGCCAATGCAAACTAA
- the LOC6538459 gene encoding uncharacterized protein LOC6538459, with protein MSEKEEESIAYLTENGIFPRLLEILKQMVEIDPLPADPLMHILHSLGCPLIPQAQMKALERKVSRAHDELRHLRRLIIDLDAEDQLYDSESDVEEYVGDVEETSSSSHEVSMVESNESREDSSPSMFSLKDSNLSDR; from the exons ATGTCGGAGAAAGAAGAAGAATCGATTGCGTACTTGACGGAAAACGGGATTTTCCCCCGACTCCTGGAGATTTTAAAGCAAATGGTGGAAATCGATCCGCTGCCAGCGGATCCTCTGATGCACATTTTGCATTCACTGGGCTGTCCGCTGATTCCGCAG GCCCAAATGAAGGCGCTGGAGCGGAAGGTATCGCGTGCCCACGATGAACTGCGCCATTTGCGTCGCCTGATCATCGATTTGGATGCCGAGGATCAGCTTTACGATAGCGAGAGCGATGTGGAGGAGTATGTGGGCGATGTGGAGGAGACCAGCTCCTCGTCGCACGAAGTTTCCATGGTGGAGAGCAACGAGTCCCGGGAGGACTCGTCTCCATCCATGTTCTCGCTCAAGGACTCAAATCTCTCAGATCGATAG